In a single window of the Streptomyces sp. NBC_00285 genome:
- a CDS encoding DNA-directed RNA polymerase subunit beta', translating into MLDVNFFDELRIGLATADDIRQWSHGEVKKPETINYRTLKPEKDGLFCEKIFGPTRDWECYCGKYKRVRFKGIICERCGVEVTRAKVRRERMGHIELAAPVTHIWYFKGVPSRLGYLLDLAPKDLEKVIYFAAYMITFVDEERRTRDLPSLEAHVSVERQQVENRRDSDLEARAKKLETDLAELEAEGAKADVRRKVREGAEREMKQLRDRAQREIDRLDEVWTRFKNLKVQDLEGDELLYRELRDRFGTYFDGSMGAAALQKRLESFDLNEEAERLREIIRTGKGQKKTRALKRLKVVSAFLQTSNSPKGMVLDCVPVIPPDLRPMVQLDGGRFATSDLNDLYRRVINRNNRLKRLLDLGAPEIIVNNEKRMLQEAVDALFDNGRRGRPVTGPGNRPLKSLSDMLKGKQGRFRQNLLGKRVDYSARSVIVVGPQLKLHQCGLPKAMALELFKPFVMKRLVDLNHAQNIKSAKRMVERGRTVVYDVLEEVIAEHPVLLNRAPTLHRLGIQAFEPQLVEGKAIQIHPLVCTAFNADFDGDQMAVHLPLSAEAQAEARILMLSSNNILKPADGRPVTMPTQDMVLGLFFLTTDGELRDVKGEGRSFGSTAEAIMAFDAGELALQSQVDIRFPVGTIPPRGWTPPAQEESDPEWQQGDTFRLRTTLGRALFNELLPEDYPFVDYSVGKKQLSEIVNDLAERYPKVIVAATLDNLKAAGFFWATRSGVTVAISDIVVPEAKVEIVKGYEALDEKVQKQYERGLITKEERTQELIAIWTKATNEVAEAMNANFPKTNPIFMMVDSGARGNMMQMRQIAGMRGLVSNAKNETIPRPIKASFREGLSVLEYFISTHGARKGLADTALRTADSGYLTRRLVDVSQDVIIREEDCGTERGLKLKIATRGADGVLRKTDDVETSVYARMLAEDVVIDGKVIAPANVDLGDVLIDQLVHHGIEEVKTRSILTCESHVGTCAMCYGRSLATGKLVDIGEAVGIIAAQSIGEPGTQLTMRTFHTGGVAGDDITQGLPRVVELFEARTPKGVAPISEADGRVRIEETEKTKKLVITPDDGSEETAFPISKRARLLVSEGERVTVGQKLTVGATNPHDVLRILGQRAVQVHLVGEVQKVYNSQGVSIHDKHIEIIIRQMLRRVTIIESGDAELLPGELVERSKFETENRRVVQEGGHPASGRPQLMGITKASLATESWLSAASFQETTRVLTDAAINAKSDSLIGLKENVIIGKLIPAGTGLSRYRNIRVEPTEEAKAAMYSAVGYDDIDYSPFGTGSGQAVPLEDYDYGPYNQ; encoded by the coding sequence GTGCTCGACGTCAACTTCTTCGATGAGCTCCGGATCGGTCTGGCCACCGCTGACGACATCCGTCAGTGGAGCCACGGCGAGGTCAAGAAGCCAGAGACCATCAACTACCGCACCCTCAAGCCCGAGAAGGACGGACTCTTCTGCGAGAAGATCTTCGGTCCGACCCGGGACTGGGAGTGCTACTGCGGCAAGTACAAGCGCGTCCGCTTCAAGGGCATCATCTGTGAGCGCTGTGGCGTCGAGGTCACTCGCGCCAAGGTGCGTCGTGAGCGGATGGGCCACATCGAACTGGCCGCCCCTGTCACCCACATCTGGTACTTCAAGGGCGTTCCGTCGCGGCTTGGCTACCTGCTCGACCTCGCTCCGAAGGACCTCGAGAAGGTCATCTACTTCGCGGCGTACATGATCACGTTCGTCGACGAGGAGCGCCGCACCCGCGACCTGCCCTCCCTGGAGGCGCACGTCTCCGTCGAGCGGCAGCAGGTCGAGAACCGTCGCGACTCCGACCTGGAGGCCCGCGCCAAGAAGCTCGAGACCGACCTGGCCGAGCTGGAGGCCGAGGGCGCCAAGGCCGACGTGCGCCGCAAGGTGCGCGAAGGTGCCGAGCGTGAGATGAAGCAGCTGCGCGACCGTGCGCAGCGCGAGATCGACCGTCTCGACGAGGTGTGGACCCGGTTCAAGAACCTCAAGGTCCAGGACCTCGAGGGCGACGAGCTCCTCTACCGCGAGCTGCGTGACCGTTTCGGCACGTACTTCGACGGCTCGATGGGTGCCGCGGCGCTGCAGAAGCGCCTGGAGTCCTTCGACCTGAACGAAGAGGCCGAGCGGCTTCGCGAGATCATCCGTACCGGCAAGGGCCAGAAGAAGACCCGTGCGCTGAAGCGGCTGAAGGTCGTGTCTGCCTTCCTGCAGACCTCCAACAGCCCCAAGGGCATGGTCCTCGACTGCGTCCCGGTCATCCCGCCGGACCTTCGCCCGATGGTGCAGCTGGACGGTGGCCGCTTCGCGACCTCCGACCTGAACGACCTGTACCGCCGCGTGATCAACCGCAACAACCGCCTGAAGCGCCTTCTCGACCTCGGTGCGCCCGAGATCATCGTGAACAACGAGAAGCGCATGCTCCAGGAGGCCGTCGACGCGCTGTTCGACAACGGCCGTCGCGGCCGTCCGGTCACCGGTCCCGGTAACCGCCCGCTGAAGTCCCTGAGCGACATGCTCAAGGGCAAGCAGGGTCGATTCCGTCAGAACCTGCTCGGCAAGCGTGTGGACTACTCCGCGCGTTCCGTGATCGTCGTCGGTCCGCAGCTGAAGCTGCACCAGTGCGGTCTGCCGAAGGCGATGGCGCTGGAGCTCTTCAAGCCGTTCGTGATGAAGCGGCTCGTGGACCTCAACCACGCGCAGAACATCAAGAGCGCCAAGCGGATGGTCGAGCGTGGCCGGACCGTGGTGTACGACGTCCTCGAAGAGGTCATCGCCGAGCACCCGGTGCTGCTGAACCGTGCGCCCACCCTGCACCGCCTCGGCATCCAGGCCTTCGAGCCGCAGCTCGTCGAGGGCAAGGCCATCCAGATCCACCCGCTCGTCTGCACCGCGTTCAACGCGGACTTCGACGGCGACCAGATGGCCGTACACCTGCCGCTCTCCGCGGAGGCGCAGGCCGAGGCCCGCATCCTGATGCTGTCCTCGAACAACATCCTCAAGCCCGCCGACGGCCGTCCGGTGACGATGCCGACCCAGGACATGGTCCTCGGTCTGTTCTTCCTCACCACCGACGGTGAACTGCGTGACGTCAAGGGCGAGGGCCGGTCGTTCGGCTCCACGGCCGAGGCGATCATGGCGTTCGACGCCGGTGAGCTCGCGCTCCAGTCGCAGGTCGACATCCGCTTCCCGGTGGGCACCATCCCGCCGCGTGGCTGGACGCCGCCGGCGCAGGAGGAGAGCGACCCGGAGTGGCAGCAGGGTGACACCTTCCGCCTGCGCACCACCCTGGGCCGCGCGCTCTTCAACGAGCTGCTGCCCGAGGACTACCCGTTCGTCGACTACTCGGTGGGCAAGAAGCAGCTCTCCGAGATCGTCAACGACCTGGCCGAGCGCTACCCCAAGGTCATCGTGGCGGCGACGCTCGACAACCTGAAGGCGGCGGGCTTCTTCTGGGCGACCCGTTCCGGTGTCACCGTGGCCATCTCCGACATCGTCGTTCCCGAGGCGAAGGTCGAGATCGTCAAGGGCTACGAGGCCCTGGACGAGAAGGTCCAGAAGCAGTACGAGCGCGGTCTGATCACCAAGGAAGAGCGCACGCAGGAGCTCATCGCGATCTGGACCAAGGCGACCAACGAGGTCGCCGAGGCGATGAACGCGAACTTCCCCAAGACGAACCCCATCTTCATGATGGTTGACTCGGGTGCCCGAGGAAACATGATGCAGATGCGGCAGATCGCCGGTATGCGTGGTCTGGTGTCGAACGCCAAGAACGAGACGATTCCCCGTCCCATCAAGGCGTCCTTCCGTGAGGGCCTGTCCGTGCTGGAGTACTTCATCTCCACGCACGGTGCCCGTAAGGGTCTGGCGGACACCGCCCTGCGTACCGCCGACTCGGGTTACCTGACCCGTCGTCTGGTGGACGTCTCGCAGGACGTCATCATCCGCGAGGAGGACTGCGGCACCGAGCGCGGTCTGAAGCTGAAGATCGCCACGCGCGGCGCCGACGGTGTGCTGCGCAAGACGGACGACGTCGAGACCAGCGTCTACGCCCGCATGCTCGCCGAGGACGTCGTCATCGACGGCAAGGTGATCGCGCCGGCCAACGTGGACCTGGGCGACGTGCTCATCGACCAGCTGGTGCACCACGGCATCGAGGAGGTCAAGACCCGCTCGATCCTGACCTGCGAGTCGCATGTCGGCACCTGCGCCATGTGCTACGGCCGCTCGCTGGCCACCGGCAAGCTGGTCGACATCGGTGAGGCGGTCGGCATCATCGCCGCCCAGTCCATCGGTGAGCCCGGCACCCAGCTGACGATGCGTACCTTCCACACCGGTGGTGTGGCCGGTGACGACATCACGCAGGGTCTGCCGCGTGTCGTCGAGCTCTTCGAGGCCCGTACCCCGAAGGGTGTCGCCCCGATCTCCGAGGCGGACGGCCGTGTCCGTATCGAGGAGACCGAGAAGACCAAGAAGCTCGTCATCACGCCGGACGACGGCAGCGAAGAGACGGCGTTCCCGATCTCGAAGCGCGCCCGACTCCTCGTCAGCGAGGGTGAGCGCGTCACGGTGGGCCAGAAGCTCACCGTGGGTGCCACCAACCCGCACGACGTGCTGCGCATCCTGGGTCAGCGTGCCGTCCAGGTCCACCTGGTCGGTGAGGTCCAGAAGGTCTACAACTCGCAGGGTGTGTCGATCCACGACAAGCACATCGAGATCATCATCCGGCAGATGCTGCGCCGCGTGACGATCATCGAGTCCGGCGACGCCGAGCTGCTGCCCGGTGAGCTGGTCGAGCGGTCGAAGTTCGAGACCGAGAACCGTCGTGTGGTCCAGGAGGGCGGTCACCCGGCCTCCGGTCGTCCGCAGCTGATGGGTATCACCAAGGCCTCGCTGGCGACGGAATCCTGGCTGTCGGCCGCCTCCTTCCAGGAGACGACCCGAGTCCTGACGGATGCGGCGATCAACGCCAAGTCCGACAGCCTCATCGGCCTCAAGGAGAACGTCATCATCGGTAAGCTCATCCCGGCCGGTACGGGTCTGTCCCGTTACCGCAACATCCGGGTGGAGCCGACCGAGGAGGCCAAGGCCGCGATGTACTCGGCCGTCGGTTACGACGACATCGACTACTCGCCGTTCGGTACGGGCTCCGGCCAGGCCGTCCCGCTGGAGGACTACGACTACGGTCCGTACAACCAGTAG
- a CDS encoding DUF1707 and DUF4190 domain-containing protein: MLASHADRERAVDVLRAGYGEGRLEKEEFDRRVGRAYAARTVGELALLVADLPQGPVPQVAAAVTAVPRTFLPAPRPRANGKAVGAAVCGLLCVPTFGFTGIPAVILGHTARTEIERTGESGDGLALTGLVFGWLSIAAWAVLLTLLIAVGLASG, from the coding sequence ATGCTCGCCTCCCATGCCGACCGTGAGCGTGCCGTCGATGTGCTCCGGGCCGGGTACGGGGAGGGGCGGCTGGAGAAGGAGGAGTTCGACCGGCGGGTGGGCCGTGCGTACGCCGCCCGGACGGTGGGGGAGCTGGCGCTGCTCGTCGCCGACCTGCCGCAGGGACCCGTACCGCAGGTCGCCGCGGCCGTCACCGCCGTACCGCGGACGTTTCTGCCGGCCCCGCGGCCGCGGGCGAACGGGAAGGCCGTCGGGGCCGCCGTGTGCGGGCTGCTGTGTGTGCCGACCTTCGGGTTCACCGGGATTCCGGCGGTGATCCTCGGGCACACCGCGCGGACGGAGATCGAGCGGACCGGCGAGAGCGGGGACGGACTCGCCCTGACCGGGCTTGTGTTCGGCTGGCTGTCGATCGCCGCCTGGGCGGTCCTGCTGACGCTGCTCATCGCCGTGGGACTCGCCTCCGGGTGA
- the rpsL gene encoding 30S ribosomal protein S12, with protein MPTIQQLVRKGRQDKVEKNKTPALEGSPQRRGVCTRVFTTTPKKPNSALRKVARVRLTSGIEVTAYIPGEGHNLQEHSIVLVRGGRVKDLPGVRYKIIRGSLDTQGVKNRKQARSRYGAKKEK; from the coding sequence GTGCCTACGATCCAGCAGCTGGTCCGGAAGGGCCGGCAGGACAAGGTCGAGAAGAACAAGACGCCCGCACTCGAGGGTTCCCCTCAGCGTCGTGGCGTCTGCACGCGCGTGTTCACGACCACCCCGAAGAAGCCGAACTCGGCCCTGCGTAAGGTCGCGCGTGTGCGTCTGACCAGCGGGATCGAGGTCACTGCTTACATTCCGGGTGAGGGACACAACCTGCAGGAGCACTCCATCGTGCTCGTGCGTGGCGGTCGTGTGAAGGACCTGCCCGGTGTTCGGTACAAGATCATCCGTGGTTCGCTTGACACTCAGGGTGTCAAGAACCGCAAGCAGGCCCGCAGCCGCTACGGCGCCAAGAAGGAGAAGTAG
- the rpsG gene encoding 30S ribosomal protein S7 has translation MPRKGPAPKRPVIIDPVYSSPLVTSLINKILMNGKRSTAERIVYGAMEGLREKTSNDPVITLKRALENIKPTLEVKSRRVGGATYQVPIEVKPGRANTLALRWLVGYSRARREKTMTERLLNELLDASNGLGAAVKKREDTHKMAESNKAFAHYRW, from the coding sequence ATGCCTCGTAAGGGCCCCGCCCCGAAGCGCCCGGTCATCATCGACCCGGTCTACAGCTCTCCTCTTGTCACGTCGCTCATCAACAAGATCCTGATGAACGGCAAGCGTTCCACCGCCGAGCGCATCGTGTACGGCGCCATGGAGGGCCTGCGCGAGAAGACCAGCAACGACCCGGTCATCACGCTGAAGCGCGCGCTGGAGAACATCAAGCCGACCCTCGAGGTCAAGTCCCGCCGTGTCGGTGGCGCGACCTACCAGGTCCCGATCGAGGTCAAGCCGGGCCGTGCGAACACGCTCGCCCTGCGCTGGCTGGTCGGTTACTCCCGCGCCCGTCGCGAGAAGACCATGACCGAGCGTCTGCTCAACGAGCTTCTCGACGCTTCGAACGGCCTTGGTGCGGCCGTCAAGAAGCGCGAAGACACCCACAAGATGGCCGAGTCCAACAAGGCCTTCGCGCACTACCGCTGGTAG
- the fusA gene encoding elongation factor G: protein MATTSLDLAKVRNIGIMAHIDAGKTTTTERILFYTGVSYKIGEVHDGAATMDWMEQEQERGITITSAATTCHWPLEDDDYTINIIDTPGHVDFTVEVERSLRVLDGAVTVFDGVAGVEPQSETVWRQADRYGVPRICFVNKLDRTGAEFHRCVDMIKDRLGAVPIIMQLPIGAEMDFKGVVDLVRMKALVWSAEAAKGEMYDVVDIPATHAEAAEEYRGKLVETVAEHDDEIMELFLEGQEPTEEQLYAAIRRVTIASGKSDGITVTPVFCGTAFKNKGVQPLLDAVVRYLPTPLDVEAIEGHDVKDHEVVVKRKPSVDEPLSALAFKIMSDPHLGKLTFVRVYSGRLETGTAVLNSVKGKKERIGKIYRMHANKREEIEAVGAGDIVAVMGLKQTTTGETLCDDKNPVILESMDFPAPVIQVAIEPKSKGDQEKLGVAIQRLAEEDPSFHVHSDEETGQTILGGMGELHLEVLVDRMKREFRVEANVGKPQVAYRETIRKAVERVDYTHKKQTGGTGQFAKVQIAIEPITETDGPAYEFVNKVTGGRIPREYIPSVDAGAQEAMQFGILAGYEMTGVRVTLLDGGYHEVDSSELAFKIAGSQAFKEAARKASPVLLEPMMAVEVTTPEDYMGEVIGDINSRRGQIQAMEERAGARVVRGLVPLSEMFGYVGDLRSKTSGRASYSMQFDSYAEVPRNVAEEIIAKAKGE, encoded by the coding sequence ATGGCTACCACTTCACTTGACCTGGCCAAGGTCCGCAACATCGGGATCATGGCCCACATCGACGCGGGCAAGACGACCACCACCGAGCGGATCCTCTTCTACACCGGCGTCAGCTACAAGATCGGTGAGGTCCACGACGGCGCTGCCACCATGGACTGGATGGAGCAGGAGCAGGAGCGTGGCATCACGATCACCTCTGCTGCCACCACCTGTCACTGGCCGCTCGAGGACGACGACTACACGATCAACATCATCGACACCCCGGGGCACGTCGACTTCACGGTCGAGGTGGAGCGTTCGCTCCGCGTCCTCGACGGTGCCGTCACGGTGTTCGACGGTGTCGCCGGTGTCGAGCCGCAGTCCGAGACGGTGTGGCGTCAGGCCGACCGTTACGGCGTGCCGCGCATCTGCTTCGTGAACAAGCTGGACCGCACCGGCGCCGAGTTCCACCGCTGTGTGGACATGATCAAGGACCGGCTCGGTGCCGTTCCGATCATCATGCAGCTGCCGATCGGCGCCGAGATGGACTTCAAGGGCGTTGTGGACCTGGTCCGCATGAAGGCGCTCGTGTGGTCCGCCGAGGCGGCGAAGGGCGAGATGTACGACGTCGTCGACATCCCGGCCACGCACGCCGAGGCTGCCGAGGAGTACCGCGGCAAGCTGGTCGAGACCGTCGCCGAGCACGACGACGAGATCATGGAGCTGTTCCTGGAGGGCCAGGAGCCCACCGAGGAGCAGCTGTACGCCGCGATCCGTCGCGTCACCATCGCGTCCGGCAAGTCCGACGGCATCACGGTCACCCCGGTGTTCTGCGGTACCGCGTTCAAGAACAAGGGCGTCCAGCCCCTGCTCGACGCGGTCGTGCGCTACCTGCCGACCCCGCTCGACGTCGAGGCCATCGAAGGCCACGACGTCAAGGACCACGAGGTCGTCGTCAAGCGCAAGCCGTCCGTCGACGAGCCGCTGTCCGCGCTCGCCTTCAAGATCATGAGCGACCCCCACCTGGGCAAGCTCACCTTCGTCCGGGTTTACTCGGGCCGCCTGGAGACCGGCACCGCGGTGCTGAACTCCGTCAAGGGCAAGAAGGAGCGCATCGGCAAGATCTACCGCATGCACGCGAACAAGCGTGAGGAGATCGAAGCGGTGGGCGCCGGCGACATCGTCGCCGTGATGGGTCTGAAGCAGACCACGACCGGTGAGACGCTCTGCGATGACAAGAACCCGGTGATCCTGGAGTCCATGGACTTCCCGGCGCCGGTCATCCAGGTCGCCATCGAGCCCAAGTCCAAGGGTGACCAGGAGAAGCTGGGTGTTGCCATCCAGCGTCTCGCGGAGGAGGACCCCTCCTTCCACGTTCACTCGGACGAGGAGACCGGCCAGACCATCCTCGGCGGTATGGGCGAACTGCACCTCGAGGTGCTGGTCGACCGTATGAAGCGCGAGTTCAGGGTCGAGGCCAACGTCGGCAAGCCGCAGGTCGCGTACCGTGAGACGATCCGCAAGGCCGTCGAGCGCGTGGACTACACCCACAAGAAGCAGACCGGTGGTACCGGTCAGTTCGCCAAGGTGCAGATCGCGATCGAGCCCATCACCGAGACCGACGGTCCGGCGTACGAGTTCGTGAACAAGGTCACCGGTGGCCGTATCCCGCGGGAGTACATCCCCTCGGTGGACGCCGGTGCGCAGGAGGCCATGCAGTTCGGCATCCTCGCGGGCTACGAGATGACGGGCGTCCGCGTCACGCTTCTCGACGGTGGCTACCACGAGGTCGACTCCTCCGAGCTCGCGTTCAAGATCGCCGGCTCGCAGGCCTTCAAGGAGGCCGCGCGCAAGGCCAGCCCTGTGCTCCTTGAGCCGATGATGGCCGTAGAGGTCACCACGCCCGAGGACTACATGGGTGAGGTCATCGGCGACATCAACTCCCGCCGTGGCCAGATTCAGGCCATGGAGGAGCGGGCCGGTGCCCGCGTCGTGAGGGGCCTCGTGCCTCTCTCGGAGATGTTCGGCTACGTCGGAGACCTCCGCAGCAAGACGTCGGGTCGCGCAAGCTACTCGATGCAGTTCGACTCCTACGCCGAGGTTCCGCGGAACGTCGCCGAGGAGATCATCGCGAAGGCCAAGGGCGAGTAA
- the tuf gene encoding elongation factor Tu, giving the protein MAKAKFERTKPHVNIGTIGHIDHGKTTLTAAITKVLHDAYPDLNEASAFDQIDKAPEERQRGITISIAHVEYQTETRHYAHVDCPGHADYIKNMITGAAQMDGAILVVAATDGPMPQTKEHVLLARQVGVPYIVVALNKADMVDDEEILELVELEVRELLSEYEFPGDDLPVVKVSALKALEGDKEWGQTVLDLMAAVDEAIPQPERDVDKPFLMPIEDVFTITGRGTVVTGRIERGVLKVNETVDIIGIKTEKTTTTVTGIEMFRKLLDEGQAGENVGLLLRGIKREDVERGQVIIKPGSVTPHTSFEAQAYILSKDEGGRHTPFFNNYRPQFYFRTTDVTGVVTLPEGTEMVMPGDNTEMTVELIQPIAMEEGLKFAIREGGRTVGAGQVTKINA; this is encoded by the coding sequence GTGGCGAAGGCGAAGTTCGAGCGGACTAAGCCCCACGTCAACATCGGCACCATCGGTCACATCGACCACGGTAAGACGACCCTTACGGCCGCCATTACCAAGGTGCTGCACGACGCGTACCCGGACCTGAACGAGGCCTCGGCCTTCGACCAGATCGACAAGGCTCCCGAAGAGCGTCAGCGCGGTATCACCATCTCCATCGCGCACGTCGAGTACCAGACCGAGACGCGTCACTACGCCCACGTCGACTGCCCCGGTCACGCGGACTACATCAAGAACATGATCACGGGTGCGGCGCAGATGGACGGCGCCATCCTCGTGGTCGCGGCCACCGACGGCCCGATGCCGCAGACCAAGGAGCACGTGCTCCTGGCCCGCCAGGTCGGCGTTCCCTACATCGTCGTCGCCCTGAACAAGGCCGACATGGTGGACGACGAGGAGATCCTGGAGCTCGTCGAGCTCGAGGTTCGTGAGCTCCTCTCCGAGTACGAGTTCCCGGGCGACGACCTGCCGGTCGTCAAGGTCTCGGCGCTCAAGGCGCTCGAGGGCGACAAGGAGTGGGGCCAGACGGTCCTCGACCTGATGGCCGCCGTCGACGAGGCGATCCCGCAGCCCGAGCGTGACGTCGACAAGCCGTTCCTGATGCCGATCGAGGACGTCTTCACGATCACCGGTCGTGGCACCGTCGTCACCGGTCGTATCGAGCGTGGTGTCCTCAAGGTCAACGAGACCGTCGACATCATCGGCATCAAGACCGAGAAGACCACCACCACGGTCACCGGCATCGAGATGTTCCGCAAGCTGCTCGACGAGGGCCAGGCCGGTGAGAACGTCGGTCTGCTCCTCCGTGGCATCAAGCGCGAGGACGTCGAGCGCGGCCAGGTCATCATCAAGCCGGGCTCGGTCACCCCGCACACCTCGTTCGAGGCGCAGGCGTACATCCTGTCCAAGGACGAGGGCGGCCGTCACACGCCGTTCTTCAACAACTACCGTCCCCAGTTCTACTTCCGTACGACGGACGTGACCGGCGTCGTGACCCTCCCCGAGGGCACCGAGATGGTCATGCCGGGCGACAACACTGAGATGACCGTTGAGCTCATCCAGCCCATCGCCATGGAAGAGGGCCTGAAGTTCGCCATCCGTGAGGGTGGTCGCACGGTGGGCGCCGGCCAGGTCACCAAGATCAACGCCTGA
- a CDS encoding acyltransferase family protein: MSIQDAESRTSMPRRVVGGRPLPPLAVPAAPGRPARAAVRDRAGRRLYAIDGIRLLAALMVVMHHYAGTNRVDQPGNRIWDRPVSDIMPTVFRFSSYGWIGVEIFFVISGFVICMSCWGRTPRQFFVSRVIRLYPAYWFAIAFTTAVLMLLPGVWDRLRMRDVLLNITMLQSGSGVMNVDGVYWTLWSELRFYLLFLVVVWTGLTYRKVVVFCCVWGAAAMLAPISELPLLELLANPEGAWYFIAGLALYLMHRFGQDLLLWGILAMAWLMGQRELGIRIDEVEHVSGWRGSVLIFTVFLLAMVAIALGATDRIRWKWLVTAGALTYPLYLMHYAAGTAVINRLRDTMDARLLIVCVIAGFMLLSWLVHRFVERPVAGLLKRGLDTSFARLRNAGA, translated from the coding sequence GTGTCGATACAGGACGCGGAGAGCAGAACGTCGATGCCGCGAAGGGTCGTCGGTGGCCGGCCGCTTCCGCCCCTCGCCGTGCCCGCCGCGCCGGGCCGGCCCGCCCGCGCCGCCGTACGCGACCGCGCGGGTCGCCGGCTCTACGCCATCGACGGCATCCGGCTCCTCGCCGCGCTCATGGTCGTCATGCACCACTACGCCGGCACGAACCGCGTCGACCAGCCCGGCAACCGCATCTGGGACCGGCCGGTATCCGACATCATGCCGACGGTCTTCCGGTTCTCGTCCTACGGCTGGATCGGCGTCGAGATCTTCTTCGTGATCAGCGGCTTCGTGATCTGCATGTCCTGCTGGGGCCGTACCCCGAGGCAGTTCTTCGTGTCCCGGGTGATCCGGCTGTACCCGGCGTACTGGTTCGCCATCGCCTTCACGACCGCCGTCCTGATGCTGCTGCCCGGCGTCTGGGACCGCCTGCGCATGCGGGACGTACTCCTCAACATCACGATGCTCCAGTCCGGTTCGGGCGTCATGAACGTCGACGGCGTCTACTGGACCCTCTGGTCGGAGCTGCGCTTCTACCTGCTGTTCCTCGTCGTCGTGTGGACGGGCCTGACCTACCGCAAGGTCGTCGTCTTCTGCTGTGTGTGGGGCGCCGCGGCCATGCTCGCCCCGATCTCCGAGCTGCCCCTCCTCGAACTGCTCGCGAACCCCGAGGGCGCCTGGTACTTCATCGCGGGTCTGGCGTTGTACCTGATGCACCGCTTCGGCCAGGACCTGTTGCTGTGGGGCATCCTGGCGATGGCCTGGCTGATGGGCCAGCGGGAACTGGGCATCCGGATCGACGAGGTCGAGCATGTGTCGGGGTGGCGGGGGAGTGTCCTGATCTTCACGGTCTTCCTGCTCGCCATGGTCGCCATCGCCCTCGGCGCCACGGACCGTATCCGCTGGAAATGGCTGGTGACGGCGGGCGCGCTCACCTATCCGCTCTACCTGATGCACTACGCGGCCGGCACGGCGGTCATCAACCGCCTGCGCGACACGATGGACGCCCGCCTGCTGATCGTGTGCGTCATCGCCGGGTTCATGCTGCTGAGCTGGCTGGTGCACCGGTTCGTGGAGCGTCCGGTGGCGGGACTGCTGAAGCGGGGGCTGGACACGTCGTTCGCGCGGCTCAGGAACGCCGGAGCCTGA
- a CDS encoding helix-turn-helix domain-containing protein, with product MDTQNLSAPPCARPLNPRGVTHIKVPHTTRFTVVGNHLAQHRQLSLTAIGLALHIQSLPDEARVDIKSLADRFTEGETRIAAALRELKAHGYLAQVRKRLPNGRVVTHTVSYNRPQDRHLQSSPSPTAPKGPPRPASDAVPPPQPSAPEPRPTTPAPPPPSPASKPPLPEPQDPDPELQRAATALLATLHRDDPRFLLAERDVRRLAPAVAAWLERGAGPEAVRHSLTSDLPREPLRHPAALLAHRLTEFLPAPAPPAPPPGSDPTPPPPMANCDGCDRGFRTWEQENPRCRDCREAGRGSTVREPDRRAGSQPKDTAPCPKPGGTPVGAIQVAVRLPVMTFA from the coding sequence ATGGATACCCAGAACCTTAGCGCGCCCCCGTGCGCCCGGCCGCTGAATCCGCGCGGCGTCACCCACATCAAGGTCCCGCACACGACCCGGTTCACGGTCGTCGGCAACCACCTCGCCCAGCACCGGCAGCTCTCGCTCACCGCGATCGGGCTCGCCCTGCACATCCAGTCACTGCCGGACGAGGCCCGCGTCGACATCAAGTCGCTCGCCGACCGCTTCACCGAGGGCGAGACCCGTATCGCCGCCGCCCTGCGTGAGTTGAAGGCCCACGGCTATCTGGCCCAGGTGCGCAAACGGCTCCCCAACGGGCGGGTCGTCACGCACACGGTGTCGTACAACCGGCCCCAGGACCGGCACCTCCAGAGCAGCCCCTCGCCCACCGCCCCCAAGGGACCACCCCGTCCGGCCTCCGACGCCGTACCGCCGCCACAGCCCAGCGCCCCGGAACCCCGGCCAACGACACCCGCGCCACCCCCGCCCTCCCCCGCGTCCAAACCCCCGCTCCCCGAGCCCCAGGACCCCGACCCGGAGCTCCAGCGCGCCGCCACCGCTCTCCTCGCCACGCTCCACCGCGACGACCCGCGCTTCCTCCTCGCCGAACGCGATGTCCGGCGACTCGCCCCCGCCGTCGCCGCCTGGCTGGAACGCGGCGCGGGTCCCGAAGCCGTACGTCATTCGCTGACCTCGGATCTCCCGCGCGAGCCCCTGCGCCATCCCGCGGCGCTGCTCGCCCACCGGCTCACCGAGTTCCTCCCGGCTCCGGCACCTCCCGCCCCGCCACCCGGCAGCGACCCCACCCCTCCACCCCCGATGGCCAACTGCGACGGCTGCGACCGGGGCTTCCGGACCTGGGAACAGGAGAACCCCCGCTGCCGCGACTGTCGTGAGGCAGGCCGTGGCAGCACGGTTCGGGAACCTGACAGACGTGCCGGTTCGCAGCCGAAGGACACCGCCCCCTGCCCGAAGCCCGGAGGCACACCCGTAGGCGCGATCCAGGTGGCCGTACGTCTGCCAGTGATGACCTTCGCCTGA